ATGCGAGCCCGAACCTCGTCCCGCAGCGGGAGCTTGAGGCCGATCGTCTCGCGATGCATCGCCGCCTTCATGAGGTTCGCCTCGCGGCAGGAGACGAGCTTCGCTTCCTCGAGCCGATAGATCAGCCCTTCCGCGGCGGATTGGTCGATCTCGGAGCCGATCGTCTGCGACACCTCGACGTGAATCATCTCGTGCATGCCGAGATCGACCTTCTGAATCCGGATGTATCCGCCGCCCCCGCGCTTGCTCTCGACCAGATACCCCTTATCGAGCGTGAAGCGGGTGCTGATGACATAATTGATCTGCGACGGAACGCACTGGAATTGCTCGGCCAGCTCGTTGCGCTGCAGCTCGATGATGCCGTCGGCGCTTTGCTGCAGAAGCTGCTTCAAATATTGTTCGATCATGTCGGACGTATTCCGCATGACGTGACCTCCAATGGGTCGAGTCGGCGAAAGTCGGCGCCGAGCTCATTCGTTGACTTTGACTTTCTTTGACTTTAACAACATTATATCCAAAAAAAATTCCTTTGCCAAGTATGGGACGCGAAGCGAATCGCAGTTCTTTTTCCTACCCTCAGTATAGACAAAAAAGCCCCCGGCTACTTACTCCGGAGGCAAAGTTTCGTTCATCTTCATAGAATTTCGCACGCGCAGCGCGCCGCCGCCGCGCCGCCGCCGTCCGAACGCCCCGAGCAGGCGGTCCCCCTGGGACAGGACGAACGTCAATGCGAGACCGGCGGCGACCGCCGTCGTAAGGTTGGAGAAGACGGTCAGCAGGAATGTGACGACGAGCACGAGCGAATCCGGCGACCTCTCGCGGAGGATCATCGCGAAATGCCTGCGCTCGCTCATGTTCCAGGCGACCGTCATCAGGACCGGAGCCATGCCGGCGAGCGGGATGTGGGACGCGTACGGCGCGAACAGAAGCAGAACGAGCAGCACGACGAGGCCGTGAAATACGCCGGATACCGGCGACGCGGCGCCGTTCTTGATGTTCGTCGCGGTTCGCGCGATCGCGCCCGTCGCGGGGATGCCGCCGAACAGCGGCGCCGCCATGTTGGCGATGCCCTGACCGATCAGCTCCTTGTTGCTGTCATGCTTATCGCCCGACATCCCGTCCGCGACGACCGCGGACAGCAGCGACTCGACGGCGCCGAGCAGCGCGATCAGCAAGGCGGGCAGAAGAAGCGTCTCGATGCGGTGCCACGACAGCTCCGGGAATCGGAGCGCGGGGAGCGCGTTCGGAATGGCCCCGTACGCCGAGCCAATGGTAGCCACTTGGTCCCGGAAGAGGAGGAAGGCGGCCGCCGACGAAAGGAGCAGGCCGACGAGCGAGCCCGGCACGCGAGGCAGCAGCTTCGGCGTCAGCAGGATGGCGGCCAGACTTAGACCGCCGACGGTAAGACTGTACGGGTTCGTCGTCCCGAGCCGTTCCGCGATTTCCCCCATGTTGGCGAGGAACGCCTCGTGCCGTTCCACGCCGGTCAGGCCGAGGAAGCCGGGCAACTGTCCGGCGAAGATGATGACCGCGATGCCCGCCGTAAACCCGACCGTGACGGGCTTCGGCATGAACTTGATCCATCCGCCGATTCGGACCAGTCCCATGAGCACGAGCATCATCCCCGCCAGGAAGCCGGCGATCAGCAAATTCTCGTACCCGTACTGCAGGACGACGGCGAACAGCACCGGGATGAACGCGCCCGTCGGACCGCCGATTTGGAACTTGGAGCCTCCCAGAAGCGAAATCAAGATGCCCGCGACGATCGTCGTGTACAGCCCGTACTCCGGCTTCACGCCCGAATGAATCGCGAACGCCATGCCGAGCGGGATGGCGACGATGCCGACGATCGACCCGGAGACGAGGTCTCTGCGCAGCGCCGACGCGTCGTAGCCCTCGAATCTCCCTCTCCACCTCAACCCCATGCGGATCAAACCTTCTTTATTTTGAATATTTGATTATTTGAATATATAGCGAATCATACACCCATTCCGCCCCGTCGGCAAGGGGGGATGCGCGTACTTTTTTCTGCGGTTTACGACTCTTTCCGCATGTCCTCGAGCAGCGAGATGGCATCGACCAGATGATTGTCGAAGATTCGCTTCGCGACCTCGAGCAAATCCTTGATCAGCGGATCCCGCAGCGAGTAGACGACCGTCGTGCCTTCCTTCACGCCGAAGACGACGTTCTTGTTCCGGAGCACCGCGAGCTGCTGCGACACCGCCGAGCCCTCGGAGCCGAGAATCGTCTGCAGCTCGTTCACGTTCTTGCTGCCCTCGCTCAGCACTTCGAGAATGCGGATCCGCATCGGGTGAGCCAAGGCTTTGAAAAATTCCGCTTTGAATTGTTGAATCGTCCGGCTCATCGCGCAGCCCTCCGCTTTTTCCATAATCATTAGTGTTGTAAAGATCATAGCACAGATGCAGGGGCGGTAAAATCGAGAAAAGTGCGCACACTATTTTTCGGGGGTGATTTGTCATGACGGGACGAAATTCGCATCCGAAACGAGACGGCCGGCAAGCGCAGCCTTCCCGCCTCGACCAGCACGGCGAGACGATGGCGGAGGATAACGATTTCCAGGACTTCACGAAAGAGCAGCAAGCCGCGATTACGAGCGACGCTTGCGAACGGAAGGATTAACGACGCCGTCGTCGGCGTTCCTTCGCGATATCGCGCGAAGCAGAGCCATACCCGGTTGCGAAGACACTCGCCGCGACCGGGTATTTTCGCTTGCCCAGAAATTTCCACATGTTGAATTCTACAAATCTTCGACATCAGGTCCTGGATTCCGATAGGAAAGATTTCTCGTCTAGAAATTGTAGAGTTCGCGGAGTTCTAATATGATTCATGGAGGGAGGTTGGAATATTGGTTTCTACTAAAAAAACGATCGTCATCCTTGCCTTGTTTCTGATCGCCATTACGGCGTTACGATTAACGGTGCTGCATTCTCAGAAGCCGATCGAGCATCCCCGGGTTACGGGCGGCGTCTTGGACCTGCGGGGATGGACGTTGCCGCATAAGCAGACGATCCCGCTTACCGGGGAGTGGGAGTTTTACCCCTCGAGACTCGTCGAGCCCGGTTCGACGGACCGTTTCGAAGCGCGGTCTATCCAAGTCCCCGGGAAATGGGAGCCTGCGTTTCGGGATCAGGCGCCGTCTTCCTTCCGCTTCGGCACGTATCGTCTTCGGATCCTTCTCGATGACGATGAAGATGTACGGCCCTCGCTTAAGTTACGATTCAATCGCGTTAACAATGCATCCGCCGTCTATGTGAACGGCCGATTGGCCGCGCAAGAAGGCTCGCCGTCCGAAGAGCGGGAGGAACATCGGGCCGGTAACCTCCCCTTCTCCATCGCGCTCGACGGCGACGAACCGACGATCGAGCTTCTCGTTCACGCTTCGTCCCATGCGGGTCCCGGCGGCATTACGCAAGCGGTCCGCTTCGGAACCGTGGACGCAATCAATTCCCGAACGCTGCTATCGACCAGTTTGCAAATCGGGTTATGCGTCGTCTTTTTGATCCACGGCATCTACGCGGCCATGCTGTTCTTTTTCGGGGTCGCCAATAGAGGATTGCTTTATTTTGCGCTGGTCATGCTCTTGGCGATTCTCATCGTACTGGTTGCGGACGATCGGCTGCTCTTCGTTTGGTTTCCGCTTCCTTACGAATTCACGACCAAAATATGGGTCTTGTCCTATACAGGCGTCGTCGCTTTCCTGCCCCCTTTGCTGAACCGTATGTTTCCCGGATGCGGTAAGCCCGGATTGTTGCGGAGCTTCGCCGCGTACTGCGTCGTCTACGCCTTGTTCGTATTGCTGACGCCGGCCAGCTACGTCATGTCCGCCTTGTTCGTGTTGACATCCATTCTTATCATTTCTACGATCCTCTCGGGACTCGTCTTGAAGAATGCGATTCGGAAGAGCAAGGATGTGATGTATGTGCTAATCGGCATCGCCGCGATCGGCGCGAATATCGTGTGGACCATTATCGAAAGCAGAACGACGTTGGAGATGATGCACTACCCGTTCGATCTCGCCATCGCCGTCCTGGCTTTCGCGGCCTTTTGGTTCAGGCGGTTTTTCCAGGCCAAACGCGAAGCGGTCCTTCTTGCGGACAAGCTTCAACAGGCCAATCGGGAAAAGGATCGCTTCCTCGTGAATACGTCGCACGAGCTTCGAAATCCGCTGCACGGCATTATGAACATTACGCAAAGCGTGTTGGACGACCCGGTTCGTCCGGTCCCGGAAGAGCACAAGCGAAGATTGGAAATCCAGGTAGCGGTAGCCAGACGAATGTCCTTGATGCTGGACGATTTAATCGACGTCACGCGTCTGAGAGAAAGCACCGTCCGACTGCAGGTCGGCAGCGTGCGCATTCGGCCTGTCGTCGACGGCATCCTCGAGATGCTCCGATTCATGTTGGACGGCAAACCCATCGCTTTGCTCATCGACGTTCCCGAAGACTTCCCGGCCGTCCAAGCCGACGAAAATAGACTCGTACAAATTTTGTTTAATCTTCTGCACAATGCCATCAAATTCACGGATGAAGGCAGCATCTCCGTCTATGTCGAGCGGACGGACGCGACGGCGCATATTCATATTCTGGATACGGGGATCGGAATGGACGAGAACACGCGGCAGCGGATCTTCCTGCCGTACGAGCAAGGGGATTCGGAACGGGCGTATGCCGTCGGCGGCTTCGGACTCGGGTTAAGCATCGCCAAGCAGTTGGTCGAGCTCCATGGCGGAGACTTGAGCGTCGCTTCCGTTCCCGGAGAAGGCTCCCGATTCACGGTCGCGCTGCCTCTGGCCGAAGAGATGGATCGCGCCGAAAGCCCGGAAGCGTCTCGGAACCTCATTGCTGGCGAGAGCGCCGACTTCGCCGCGGATCGACCGGAGGTCGTCCACCTCCCGGCTTCTTCCGCCGATTCGGAACATCCGAAAGTATTAGTTGTGGACGACGACAGCATCAA
This genomic stretch from Paenibacillus antri harbors:
- a CDS encoding CtsR family transcriptional regulator: MRNTSDMIEQYLKQLLQQSADGIIELQRNELAEQFQCVPSQINYVISTRFTLDKGYLVESKRGGGGYIRIQKVDLGMHEMIHVEVSQTIGSEIDQSAAEGLIYRLEEAKLVSCREANLMKAAMHRETIGLKLPLRDEVRARMLKAMLVALLTK
- a CDS encoding ArsR/SmtB family transcription factor, giving the protein MSRTIQQFKAEFFKALAHPMRIRILEVLSEGSKNVNELQTILGSEGSAVSQQLAVLRNKNVVFGVKEGTTVVYSLRDPLIKDLLEVAKRIFDNHLVDAISLLEDMRKES
- a CDS encoding hybrid sensor histidine kinase/response regulator; its protein translation is MVSTKKTIVILALFLIAITALRLTVLHSQKPIEHPRVTGGVLDLRGWTLPHKQTIPLTGEWEFYPSRLVEPGSTDRFEARSIQVPGKWEPAFRDQAPSSFRFGTYRLRILLDDDEDVRPSLKLRFNRVNNASAVYVNGRLAAQEGSPSEEREEHRAGNLPFSIALDGDEPTIELLVHASSHAGPGGITQAVRFGTVDAINSRTLLSTSLQIGLCVVFLIHGIYAAMLFFFGVANRGLLYFALVMLLAILIVLVADDRLLFVWFPLPYEFTTKIWVLSYTGVVAFLPPLLNRMFPGCGKPGLLRSFAAYCVVYALFVLLTPASYVMSALFVLTSILIISTILSGLVLKNAIRKSKDVMYVLIGIAAIGANIVWTIIESRTTLEMMHYPFDLAIAVLAFAAFWFRRFFQAKREAVLLADKLQQANREKDRFLVNTSHELRNPLHGIMNITQSVLDDPVRPVPEEHKRRLEIQVAVARRMSLMLDDLIDVTRLRESTVRLQVGSVRIRPVVDGILEMLRFMLDGKPIALLIDVPEDFPAVQADENRLVQILFNLLHNAIKFTDEGSISVYVERTDATAHIHILDTGIGMDENTRQRIFLPYEQGDSERAYAVGGFGLGLSIAKQLVELHGGDLSVASVPGEGSRFTVALPLAEEMDRAESPEASRNLIAGESADFAADRPEVVHLPASSADSEHPKVLVVDDDSINLAILADILRTAPYRVATAMNAADAFAKLETATYDLIITDVMMPQMSGYEFTRRIRERFSMTELPILLLTARSRSEDVLAGFQAGANDYVTKPVDFWELRSRVRALIELKLSIEGRLRMEAAWLQAQIRPHFLYNTINSIAALGTMDIKKMQRLLEEFSNYLRTSFDFHNTDRLVSIDRELELVKSYLFIERERFGDRLDAQWELEADLTFLLPPLAIQTLVENAVNHGILKRASGGTIRIRTARSGDRIVVSVSDNGVGMSEEDIARALEAPADVSEGIGLRNTDRRLKQLYGSGIRIESVPGQGTTVSFRLPR